The genomic DNA cacgCTCCCATCCCTTTTGAAGCAGAAGGACTCGCATCTTCCCTCTGTCTCTCTGGTTTAGCAGATTACGTTGGTACGGAGGACAGTGATGTGCTTGGATACAGCGCCAAACTACTCAGAAACGTCTCCAGTTTGCGGAAACCATTAGAAGTtgttgatggagaagagataaggCAAGTAGTTGAGTTAGAGAAGGACGAGTGGGTGGATTGGATGGTGCTGCTCGGTACAGATGCGTCGAATAATATACCTAAGATAGGTCCGGTAAACTCGCTTCGGTTTGTAAAGGAATACCGCTCCATCGAAAACATATTGGGAGCAAAACCAAAGTTAGTCGATAGGCTGAATGTGCTGCACCCGGAGGGAGCGCCAAAGGGAATGGAGGAATGGATGAAAGGTGTAGAAGCTGGAAGGAAACTGTTTAAAGAGTTACCGCCGACGCCCACGCTCGCTGAATGGGAGGAGCTCTGGACTGGGGTCGGGACGGTCGAAGAGACGGACGATAAGGTTGTGCAACTATGGCTTGAAGAAAAGTTTGGTGTCAAACTCGTGGAACTGGAAGATGCGGACCTCTATAAGTTGGAAGGGAATGAGAGCGGAGTCGGAGGCGAGAGCGAGAGCGAAAGCCAAAATGGAAATGAGGACGAGACTGATGTTGTAAGATTATGAATACGGACCCTATTTCCCTTCTATCTTTATGTGAGCATTACCATTTGTAGATATATACAAtgtcctctttcttcttcatgccATATTGCATATCATCGCTACCCAGCCGTCGTGATCATTCTTTGATCATACATCCTGTGACATCACTGATCCAAGTACTGCACCGGACCCCTCTTTCGGGACATATGAAACTCAGCTGATCAATTTGTTAAGCCCATTGCGCATtgtccttcctcctccagtATCCTCGCACATTTTAACAATTTCACCACCACAAACGAAACGTAGACATAATTATTGGGTGATGCGATATCGGTATTGAATTATCTATCGCGTACCACATTTTCCTAGTTGTAATGTGTATTCAACCAAATACTGACTACACCCCTATTTCCCACCACCGAGCTGTCCCAGGGGCTTCCCAAGGATTGTTTTTGTTTCCATTCTGTAACGGTATCACTCTATAAATTTGCAGTTGGCTTTACTAATTGGGCTAAAGCTAAGCCATCACGAACGAGGAGTTATCGCATCGAACATGACGCGGTTTTGGGATGTCTTTTAACACCGTGTTCAGTTCACCATCCCATCGATTTTCATGCACGCGTtgtggtggagaagagagagccTATCTGCGTTGATAAAATAGTGTGTCCAGGACTTCCATGGAAAGGAAGACCGCACGCATACTCAGAAAGTTCGCAATATCTTGCGCGTTGATCGAGTAATTCGTCGTTCATTTATTAAAATTGTCGCAAGTTGTCAACATCGAGTACATGTCTGAGGCTTTTCGTTCTTCAACCCGCATTGGAGCCGTGAATGGTACGGCCGTCATTCACCGTCCATTAAGAGGTACATAGTACTGTAATGGAGTACAACTCTTTCGCTTTTAACGAATAATACGCCAAGGGTCAGTTAGAGAAAGAATGGATTGGAAAACATCCTCTACAATTGACTTCTAGCGTTTGAATTATTGAAGGTAAAGTGCCTGGATGTACCTGATTTCAGTAGGAACGGAACCAAAGTTTTGGAAATCAGCGACTATACGGCCAGGACCCGCGCAAGAAATCCAAATCAAGTCGCACGTCAAGGGGGTTGGAAGAGCGATTCGCTCCGAGATGATCACGTGTCTCGGTCCCCCGCCCACCCCACTTTCTGCGGAAGTCGGCGGTATTTTGAATCGGGTGGACCGTCATTGGCTCCAGCTGGTTaatctcctcaaactcCGCATCGTtattccttttttcccctACTCGttaaaagaaaaagacgaaTACCCTCAACCCTATTGGATTAGTTCAGTCGCCGGAATAAGGAGCACTCCCCATAACTCGCGCGGTCCGATGACTTCCAGAAAATGACAGTGGGTGACTACTCCGGCTCCATCTCTCAACTCCAACATAGCGTTTGATATCGGAATGTAACGGTCTTCATGTTACCTATATAATGATGAGCTTGAACCCATTGCTCCACCCACTCCcaatccatcctccttaACAGCAATTGCCCATCCACTAATCGCACTCAACCCAAACCAAATACTTAAATGGACGCCAAGAAGGCTACTATCGCTGTCATTGCCCTTGCTGCCGCTGCTACCGCTTACAAAGTCATGAGTACCActcaagaaaagaagaacacCGAGGGTGTCTGCCCTGCCACCGGTCAGAAGCTTGCTGGTTCTACTGGATGCCCCTTCAGCTCGTAAGTGTACCGCATAGTTATTCTCGATTCATTTATTGACTTTACATAGAGGACTGCCTTTGCCTGACCCTGCTCACCGATGTGACCCCAACTCTATCCAAGAAGAGTACAAGGTTCCCGAAGTGCCTCCCCTTACCGAGGCGCAAAAGGACATCATCAAGTCAACTGCTCCTATCCTCGAGCAACATGGTGTCACCATAACTACTCATTTCTGTAAGTTATCCCGTGACTTCCCCAAGCCATAGTCAATGACTGATGATGAATCAGACAAGAACATGATCCGTGCTCACCCCGAGCTGAGAGATGTCTTCTCAGAGAGCGCTCAAAAACTTGGCCACCAGCCTGCCGCACTTGCCGCTGCCGTTTATGCCTACGCTTGCAACATCCACGACCTCACTCCTATTCTCCCCGTCGTCGAGCGAATCGCCCACAAGCACACTTCTCTCCATATTACTGCCAACCAATACGGCATTGTCGGCAAGCACTTAATCCAGGCTATTGTTGACATCCTCGGTGACGCCGTGACACCCGACATCGCTGATGCCTGGTACAATGGTTATTGGAATTTGGCTCATGTAAGTATCCGTCCctgtttctttttctgtATCATGAGCTTTTAATTAATGTACAATAGGTCTTCATCAAGCGGGAGCGTGAACTTTACGATTCTGCTATTGAAGCTGGTGgttgggaaggatggaggCAATTCAAGGTCGCCAAGCGAGTTAAGGAGTCCAACGAGATCACGAGCTTCTATCTGAAGCCTGTTGAAGGTTCCGGCAAGCCTTTGCCCAAGTTCCGGCCTGGTCAGTACACTGCTGTTCAGATCGATATTCCCGCTTTAGGCCACAAGCAAGCCAGGCAGTGAGTTGTCTCTTTCATGATGAGTCCGAGGCAGTGCGCTGATTAGCACTGCGATAGGTATTCACTGTCTGACGCTCCTAATGGAGAGTACTTCCGAATCTCTGTCAAGCGGGAAGATGGAGTTCCTGTACCCACATTTTCTAACCCCGAAGTTCCCTTCCACCCTGGATGGCACGtcatttcctcttctgctcttcctAACCAAAGCTAATTTGTTCTTAGGATGAGTAATGTCCTTCACAAAGATTATCAAGAAGGCTCGATCATCAACGTCGCCTCGCCATTCGGTGATTTCTACTATGCTCCCTCCGATTCCTCGCCCACTGCCCCGCTCGTCCTCCTTTCCGCCGGTGTCGGTCAAACACCCGTCATGGCCATGCTCAACGCCCAACTCGCCAAGAACAATGAGCCTAACTCTCCTGCCAAGCCTATAACCTACGTTACCGTTGCTAGGAGTCCTAAAGTTCGTGCGTTCAAGGACCATGTGAAGAAGCTCTCAGAGGTGCATGAGAATGTGAAGAGCAGAATATTCTACTCGAGACCGACGGATGACGTGGTAGAGGGGAAGGACTATGATTTCaagggaaggatggatcttgagaagatcaaggaggaCTTGTATTTGGAAGATAAGACGGCCGAGTACTAGTAAGTCTATTACCTTTTACACCCTCTCTTTGCCTgtttcctttcctttcctttctttaATTTCCTCCCATAATCCTCATCTGCACGCGTTGTTTGAAGGACTCACGCTGACTTGCCCCTCTAGCATCTGCGGTCCTTCTAAGTTCATGCTCAACACAAGGGACAAGCTCCAATCTCTCGGTGTCGATCCATCTCGAATCCACTATGAGCTATTCGAGGCTGGTAACCTTTCTGCTTAGATCAAGACCTAGTCTACAGGAGATAGATGACGGCGGGGATTGAAaatgtggaggaggtgaaggCAAGGATTGGAAGTAAGGGTGGGATTCTGTCTATGTATGTGACTTCTGTTTCTTCTGTTTTTATCGATTTGTCGCATTTGTAGGCATTGTATCTCACAACAGttcatctcatcatcttttgCATAAATTGAGTGTCTCACGATCTAGATGTACTTTGCTGCCTGCCTTCTCAAGTTCCCAATAACAaactcttttttctttattttcTTTATTCCTTTTCAATGACATAACTCCATACAAATGTCCCACGGATATACTCAGTCATGAAAACGGTGTCCCCCTCCATATGATATACATCTTTCATTACTGACATGCTGTAATTACACTCGATAGTCCACTTCAATCCCGTTTGCTTCAACTTATTTCAGTGCGGTTCAATCAATCGGCTACTTGATCGGCCACAGGACTTTGTAAATGCGCTACATTTAATCAGGTGTATGCTCTAAGCCGTGTCGTCTCAAACGTATGTTATCTTGATGGTGCAAGGCATCTTTTCAACTAATCGCGAGATATCCCTTGCCCTGTCGCGGAGCATTGCCTGAtggcaaaagaaaaaagacatGGGAATAGATAAAAATATTAGCAGCGGGACATGGAGAGAATGAATAGTAATTTCGTTCCCAGACGAACAGCTGTTATAACTAGATAGTAAGCAGGTGGGCTGATGGCATGAGATGGTGTAAGTTTTGAGAGACAGACCGGAAAGAAAGGACCGGAAATACGTAGTGAGCTGCCCGAAGGTTACACAATCAATATTTGAACCGTGAGTCAACCACCTGAATTAGCTAGCGGCACGATACTGCATAGTTGACAACACTATGAGTAGCCGCTATCAGACCCGGTTAGACCTGGTTATGTATAGTATCACATGCAACACGTTTGAGACCCGATGATCGATAATTCGTTAAAGTCACAATACGTACGTAGTACTATTGGTGCTGCGCCTCGCAAACGAAGAGATCGCAAGCCAGCTGCTGTAGCAACAATCTTATCTGGTGTCTTATGTTACGTAACATTTCCTCGAAGAAGGCTTTCAGGTCTTTCTCGTGCGCAACACCCAATCGTGTTCGCATTTCGTCGATTCATTTCGTACTCTCCTTTATTTTTCCTCACAACACGCTTCACCGGTGGCCTCACTCCCGCTACAACCATTAGGACCAATCCAATCATTgtttgaagaaaaaaaagccgCCTTCGAATACTTCACCTAAGCAACTTCAGTCTTCCGCGTGCCACCATGGCCGATCAGCAGATGGCCCAGGCTTCAAATACTGCTCAAGCCGTGCAAGCCACAAGCGATGCCGGACCTTCTACAGGACCAATTACAAAGGAATGTGAGTAGCAGAAGTTCAATAAGGCATATAATAAGTCGGACAACGTGCATTAATACGGTGATTAGTCCACAAACTTGATCTATCTGCGCTTAAAGTAAAGACCCTCAAACTTGACGAAAGGGATCCCGATAATCCTCCTAGTGGGTCATATTCTCATCTCGACTCACAAACGCTCTATCCTAGCCCAAGACGCTCGTGCACTAATCTTTGGTCACAAAATCTGTAGCTTACGACGAGCTCTTTGACGAGAACATGCGCCTTCGTGATTTCCACGACACGACCGTCCCCAATATCCTTTCTGTCGCCTCAATGATCAACGATTGTGTCGACATGATAAAAATTATTGAAGAAAGAAACCTTCGAAATGAGAAATTTATCAATGACAGCACAAGATTGATGACTCAAGTTCAGGAATCGATGGCTGCAAGAGAGGCGTCAATAAGGGAAACTGAGAAACAGGAGTATGATAACAAGATGAAAAAGCTGCAGGCCAAGCATGCAGCAGAGAAGAGGCAATCGCGGTTGGAGATTCAATCGTTGAGACAAAAGGTTGTGAGGCTGGAAGGACGGCTAATGGACAATTCGTCGACGCGGATGTGACGTGGTTAGATTTTGCATTGTCTGTATCATTTCATTTGTAATGATGAGTCTACGGTAGAACATGTATGTATAATTGTATACTGCAGCGTATAAACTATACTTTTCATTCCCCCCCGATCTCGCCCTGTCTCATCTACGGTTGGGGACCATGACCGCACACAGAGATGCCGAAAAGAACTGGGCAGTATGGAAGATACAGTACTTGAAGTTAGTTATTTCAAACAAGAGACCAATTGCAGAACTCAAGCTATGATCACATGCTCAACAATAACGATCAAAAACATCCCATGGATTTTGCTGGAGCAATGCGATCGGTTTATACTCTTTAAATGACAGGTAAAGCAAAGGGGACGTGCAAAGTGCCACGTCATCAGTTAACGCTgcgctcttcttcgccttcctttGTGCGTTTCGGCGTTGATTCCATGCTCGTTTGCCTTCACCGTTTCCCGTTCAATGTTCTTGGCATCAAGATGAGCAGCGCATTTCCATCAACAGCTGCCACACCAGCTCCCTCatcccctcctccaccgtcAGAATCTTACCTCTCAGAGCTAGATGGTACTGCCCCAAGTTTGCTCGAGACGACCGTCGGTACCAATACATTTGGCGTCGAGCCAGCATGGGATAGCATTGGCGGCGGTCTGGATAGATTAAATCTTGTATCTTGGAAGGCTGATGTGAATGCTCACGAAGGGGTTGGCGTCGAGAAACGCGGATTCAATGGTAAGTCGATCATCGAATGGTCTCTGTTGAGATCCGCAGTCTCCTTGGAGAGGCCACGAATTCACGCACCACAGCCATATCCACCGTACTCAGCCATCCCACCAAACGTGCCGATCCTCTAAGAGGCTCGAGGAAACCCCTTCCGCCATTAACTCAACCTCCCCCTAGTCTCACTAAACCACCTCCAGCCACTCAGTACGACTCTTACCTTTCAACTGTCATGCCTCTATACGAGTCCTTCACGGCGGCGCAAGCAGTAACTTCGGGAGTAGATGGCTCAAAGGCCGACGTAGATCTCCCATCGATTGACGCCGTGCCGTCTGTTGTCTTCGACTCCAGCTTCAGTCTTGCCGATCCATCAACTTGGGAAGCTCTTACcagctcatcatcagatAATTTACCGGATGGAAGTATTCAAGATCAACTATCAACCCATCTAGATACTCTCGAAAGGCATTTGTTGTACGAAATTACTTTACGCAGCACTTCGTTTTTTTCTGCTCTAGCAAACTTACAAGACCTTCACTCCGAATCATCGGGATGTTTAAGACAAATCACCTCTCTGCAATCTTCGTTACGCGGCATTTCCACCACGCAAGCGACCAAGGGATTAGCCATCATTGATTCTCAAGAGAGGCTACACGTGCTTAAAGCTACTGCTAAGGGAGTGGAGGCGTTGGGCGAAATAGAGGACGTTATCCGGGTTGCCGAGAGGCTCGTCAACGAAGGAGATTGGGGAGGTGGTTTGAgtgaggtggaggatgtaGTGAGATGGTGGAATAAATATTCTGGACAAGGGAACGAAAGCGAGCTTCCACTAGCGTCCTTGGCGGCCTtatcatctcttcccagcAGAGTCACCTCCCTCGTCAACCTTATCTCGACTTCTTTAACGTCCGCACTCATATCCTATCTTacctctctcttttcccgACCTATAAGCCAATCGCCTTCATCAGATGAACTCAAGGGAGCACTGGGACCTATGCTAGAAGGGATAGTCAAATGTGGTAAGGTGGGCGAAGTGGAAAATTTATGGACTGAGGTGGCCACCATTGGGATAAGGGAGGAGTCGAGAAAGGTGAACATCATCTCCAGTATCGTGATTTCTTGCTGACATGAGTAGGCTTTGCCCTTGAACGACGAAGATTGTAGCGGTAAACTTGAAACAAGAGGGTATGTCACGTCTGTTGATTTGCTTGTTAATGTGGCTCAATCGCTGACTGCAAGTAGAAACACTTTGGCGCAGCTCATACAATCCATGGACCACTCTGCATTCTTATCGCTTTGTACGAAAATGTACGATGTACTGTTGGCGAGAATAACGacggtgaagaaggtgggAGAGATTATGGAAGAAGTTGTTCAATCTTTATCGTGAGTATACCACGTTAAGATCAACACAAAACTCAACTTGTTGTCAGGTCCACCTCTCCGCTCTCTATCACTTCGAatccccatcctcatcccaACCAAGCCCCAAATATCTCGCTTTCGGAAACACTGCTCTCATCTGTCACCCTCGCCCACACCCGCCTTTCCAAAATCCTATCCGTTCGCACTTCCCCACATTCCTTTCTCGCTCTAAAATCGTTCCTGATCATCTACCAACTCACTTTCCAGTTCATCACTTCTTCTGAAAAGATCAGCGGACGAACAATCGTCCCGCTCCGCGGTGTTTTGGCTTCCCAGGCTAGAAGTTGGGTTCAAGAGTGGCATCAGGAACGTCTTACCAAAAGCGCAAGGCTtgtcgaggaagagatcTGGACGCAGGTCGACGTCAAGGCTAAGATTCAGCACTCTGTTGATCTGATTGTCAAGGCCGAGACAGCCGATCCGGAGGAGTGTAAACTTTCTACgggcgaggacgatgatgcaagcgagaaggaaaacgagggtaaagatgatgataaagTAGTGGGGAAGCAACTTCACATCCGAAGCAAGAATTTTTTTGTGGTAAAGGCGACGGCTGAAAGTTTGGCGCTCTTGTCGGAGTATGTCGGTGTTATAGTCAACTTGGGAGAAGTGGGCGGCGATGTTATAAGCAGGGTGATCGAATTCTTGAAGGTAAGCGTGTTTGGTGTCGGTTGTCCGGTCTGAAACTGACTTCTCTCACTTTTTCAGAGCTTCAACTCGCGAACATGCCAAGTTGTCCTCGGTGCCGGTGCAATGCGCTCAGCAGGCCTAAAAAATATCACCGCAAAACATCTGGCGCTGGCGAGTCAGTCCTTGTCAGTGGTGATAGTTTTAATGGATAGTTTCAAGGGACTGGGCAAACGGTTTATGGGGGAGAGATGGGGTCTTTTGGAGGGAGAGTTTGGGAAGTTGAGACGGGTATgttccatcttctcaacatGGAGCGCGCGGAAAATTTGACTGACTTAAGGAGTATTTAGGATTACGAGGAGCATCAGAATGAAATTCATTTGAAGTTGGTGGCTATTATGGCTGATAGGCTGGCAGTGCATATCGGTTCTTTGCGTGTATGTTCCTCCTTTGTCTTCTCCCGAGTATATACCAGTTTTGACGTCCTCCTTTACCGCTCTAGCAAATCGACTTCAATGCCTCATCAGCAACTCCAACGGGTCCTCATTCTTATGCTGAAATGCTTGTCAAAGAATCTTCTACCCTTCATAAAGTGCTCACCAAATATCTCGGACGcgaagaggtggagagtATTATGAAGCGAGTGGTAGGGGAGATTG from Cryptococcus neoformans var. neoformans JEC21 chromosome 3 sequence includes the following:
- a CDS encoding response to stress-related protein, putative, which encodes MDAKKATIAVIALAAAATAYKVMSTTQEKKNTEGVCPATGQKLAGSTGCPFSSGLPLPDPAHRCDPNSIQEEYKVPEVPPLTEAQKDIIKSTAPILEQHGVTITTHFYKNMIRAHPELRDVFSESAQKLGHQPAALAAAVYAYACNIHDLTPILPVVERIAHKHTSLHITANQYGIVGKHLIQAIVDILGDAVTPDIADAWYNGYWNLAHVFIKRERELYDSAIEAGGWEGWRQFKVAKRVKESNEITSFYLKPVEGSGKPLPKFRPGQYTAVQIDIPALGHKQARQYSLSDAPNGEYFRISVKREDGVPVPTFSNPEVPFHPGWMSNVLHKDYQEGSIINVASPFGDFYYAPSDSSPTAPLVLLSAGVGQTPVMAMLNAQLAKNNEPNSPAKPITYVTVARSPKVRAFKDHVKKLSEVHENVKSRIFYSRPTDDVVEGKDYDFKGRMDLEKIKEDLYLEDKTAEYYICGPSKFMLNTRDKLQSLGVDPSRIHYELFEAGNLSA
- a CDS encoding retrograde transport, endosome to Golgi-related protein, putative, whose amino-acid sequence is MSSAFPSTAATPAPSSPPPPSESYLSELDGTAPSLLETTVGTNTFGVEPAWDSIGGGLDRLNLVSWKADVNAHEGVGVEKRGFNAISTVLSHPTKRADPLRGSRKPLPPLTQPPPSLTKPPPATQYDSYLSTVMPLYESFTAAQAVTSGVDGSKADVDLPSIDAVPSVVFDSSFSLADPSTWEALTSSSSDNLPDGSIQDQLSTHLDTLERHLLYEITLRSTSFFSALANLQDLHSESSGCLRQITSLQSSLRGISTTQATKGLAIIDSQERLHVLKATAKGVEALGEIEDVIRVAERLVNEGDWGGGLSEVEDVVRWWNKYSGQGNESELPLASLAALSSLPSRVTSLVNLISTSLTSALISYLTSLFSRPISQSPSSDELKGALGPMLEGIVKCGKVGEVENLWTEVATIGIREESRKALPLNDEDCSGKLETRGNTLAQLIQSMDHSAFLSLCTKMYDVLLARITTVKKVGEIMEEVVQSLSSTSPLSITSNPHPHPNQAPNISLSETLLSSVTLAHTRLSKILSVRTSPHSFLALKSFLIIYQLTFQFITSSEKISGRTIVPLRGVLASQARSWVQEWHQERLTKSARLVEEEIWTQVDVKAKIQHSVDLIVKAETADPEECKLSTGEDDDASEKENEGKDDDKVVGKQLHIRSKNFFVVKATAESLALLSEYVGVIVNLGEVGGDVISRVIEFLKSFNSRTCQVVLGAGAMRSAGLKNITAKHLALASQSLSVVIVLMDSFKGLGKRFMGERWGLLEGEFGKLRRDYEEHQNEIHLKLVAIMADRLAVHIGSLRQIDFNASSATPTGPHSYAEMLVKESSTLHKVLTKYLGREEVESIMKRVVGEIGRRLGEEFGKIVVQNEEAKKRMLQDVALISIRLKPLSKAGEDDIVKLENVVKGKTVRETEGKMEVKKESQTVQEILEEAEGKEKVEEKTDMGQKKMDGAQKIHDSELAPLSRKPTATEPLTPSIDPSETPLSTVAPPTSLAPAPRALVDKAYEAITPHPNSQIQSEDPAPRSTSSDPSEAAETKADEQKQRKLQGTVPVVEAEETEKKAEETEKRGENSEAKYNESKSPGKQRQKDKEDLEKTESEQEKDVNSVKENGAELTEKNEPIDGEQVQPVSGPAEDQQAPEMPVKASPPSSPSCSLKGDTDNDVWLGQTEAEISPSCDCTSLAGKPDNDGVKDEDVIHTPADGDVPASKTEVDNRDSPLTSEGVVEGGKKPNKDEKGDEDEDQDDEEQGRNHQKDEEYDKSGQGVRDEIGVEGEGNVKDAKSVTGEASGSKKKKKNRRRR